A stretch of the Geovibrio thiophilus genome encodes the following:
- a CDS encoding thiamine pyrophosphate-dependent enzyme: MKALDYNTGQKPVWCPGCGNFAIWNSIKKALAEAGVEPHRLALVSGIGCSGKMINHVRAYGFHGLHGRTMPVATGIRLANPDMKVLVNGGDGDGYGMGVGHFVHSMRRNVDLTYIVHNNKVYGLTTGQASPTNDVGSPSKSTPFGVVDEPLNPIAIAIDAGATYVARGFSGDSEQLAELILGGLNHNGFALIDVFQPCVTFGGKYQYEYYQERVVKIENHDVTDADAALKLSKTKDKLPIGLFYKAEGHPSYNEMHPEIEKAQVRKRDVTALLEELV; this comes from the coding sequence ATGAAAGCACTCGATTACAACACAGGACAAAAACCCGTATGGTGTCCGGGCTGCGGTAACTTCGCCATCTGGAACAGCATAAAGAAAGCCCTTGCCGAAGCTGGTGTAGAACCGCATAGGCTCGCGCTTGTCTCTGGTATAGGCTGTTCAGGCAAAATGATAAACCATGTGCGCGCATACGGCTTCCACGGGCTCCACGGCAGAACAATGCCCGTTGCCACGGGGATAAGGCTTGCCAACCCTGATATGAAGGTTCTCGTAAACGGCGGCGACGGGGACGGCTACGGCATGGGTGTGGGACACTTCGTCCACTCTATGCGCCGCAATGTCGACCTCACCTATATTGTGCATAATAACAAGGTGTACGGTCTCACAACCGGACAGGCATCCCCCACCAATGATGTAGGCTCGCCCAGCAAATCCACTCCGTTCGGCGTTGTGGATGAGCCGCTTAACCCCATCGCAATCGCAATAGATGCCGGAGCGACATACGTTGCCAGAGGCTTTTCCGGCGATTCGGAGCAGCTTGCGGAGCTTATCCTCGGCGGGCTGAACCACAACGGCTTTGCGCTGATAGATGTTTTTCAGCCGTGCGTAACCTTCGGCGGAAAATACCAGTATGAGTATTATCAGGAAAGGGTTGTTAAAATCGAAAACCACGATGTGACGGACGCTGATGCTGCATTAAAGCTCTCAAAAACAAAGGATAAGCTTCCCATCGGGCTTTTCTACAAGGCAGAGGGGCATCCTTCCTACAATGAGATGCACCCCGAAATCGAAAAGGCGCAGGTTCGCAAAAGAGATGTGACGGCTC